In a single window of the Papaver somniferum cultivar HN1 chromosome 8, ASM357369v1, whole genome shotgun sequence genome:
- the LOC113305010 gene encoding heat shock cognate 70 kDa protein-like, with translation MAQKKAAIGIDFGTTLCRVAVCKEGKVEVIATIPSFIAFGDNLTAPLFGDEAQDQMHSNPLNTVFHVTRLMGKKMADHALKEDKKLWPFKVVFPDFDDNEEPKVEVQFDGASKKLSAVEISSMFLKKLKSIAEQHLGENDVKDVVISVPSFFTDFQRRAMKAAAVKAGMNLMRILNETSAVAIDYGVHREGLKDLEEKRKRAHIDLNEEYHVNKKRRITEEIVKEIEENILVVDLGGGALSVAIVHIKEDNTGRKLRVKSVAGDTHLGGKDLDDHIIRLCLDEFTEMYKDVADIFTNSDDAEDVARSFSILRSECQKAKITLSSGVDGVATIEVESFYNGKNLVYSLSRDKFEEISKDFLDKCKGVIRQCLRDDQSSVIKKVILVGGSAKLPGIERLMESFLFGGIIEFEGKSIIPESAVARGAAIHAALLSANATRKKAIKYVLSDVTAFDILIETSSGKKILVARNTTLPTQADYSFTTSLENQMTVEVRVYEGVQGWDYKYNNFLGMFTIGNIPPAPKGWPKIAATFKIDRDGVLDGFALDTLDPTERALGFKEWLPNPSNVPFRYTPGYNGYKCAVTVTKGRFTDGDIKEMADRAAVAEPINNEVITVLES, from the coding sequence ATGGCTCAAAAGAAAGCAGCAATCGGAATTGATTTTGGTACTACATTATGCAGAGTCGCAGTTTGTAAAGAAGGGAAGGTAGAAGTTATCGCCACAATTCCATCTTTTATCGCATTCGGTGATAATCTAACAGCACCATTGTTCGGAGATGAAGCGCAAGATCAGATGCATTCGAATCCATTGAACACGGTATTTCATGTTACGCGTCTAATGGGTAAGAAAATGGCTGATCATGCATTGAAGGAAGACAAGAAACTCTGGCCATTTAAAGTTGTTTTTCCTGATTTCGATGATAACGAAGAACCTAAAGTTGAGGTGCAATTTGATGGCGCGTCAAAGAAATTGTCTGCTGTAGAGATATCGTCGATGTTTTTAAAGAAGTTGAAGAGCATTGCGGAACAACATTTAGGAGAGAATGATGTGAAAGATGTTGTTATCAGTGTTCCGTCATTCTTCACTGATTTCCAAAGAAGAGCGATGAAAGCTGCTGCGGTGAAGGCCGGGATGAATTTAATGAGGATTCTGAATGAAACGTCCGCGGTTGCAATCGATTACGGTGTTCATAGAGAAGGATTAAAAGATCTTGAAGAAAAAAGGAAGAGAGCACATATTGATTTGAACGAAGAATATCACGTCAATAAGAAACGAAGAATTACCGAAGAAATAGTTAAAGAGATTGAAGAAAACATTTTAGTTGTTGATCTTGGTGGTGGTGCATTAAGTGTTGCAATTGTGCAcattaaagaagataatactggGAGGAAGCTCAGAGTGAAATCTGTAGCAGGGGATACTCATCTTGGCGGAAAAGACTTGGACGATCATATTATTCGCCTTTGTCTCGACGAATTCACTGAGATGTACAAAGATGTTGCTGACATTTTTACAAATTCTGACGACGCGGAGGATGTTGCTAGATCGTTTAGTATATTACGAAGTGAATGCCAAAAGGCAAAGATAACTCTTTCTTCTGGAGTGGATGGAGTGGCCACAATCGAAGTCGAATCCTTCTACAACGGCAAGAATTTGGTTTACAGTTTATCTAGAGATAAATTTGAAGAAATAAGCAAGGATTTTTTGGACAAGTGCAAGGGGGTAATCAGGCAATGTCTTCGAGATGATCAATCTTCTGTTATTAAAAAGGTTATTCTCGTTGGCGGCTCAGCCAAACTTCCTGGGATTGAAAGACTAATGGAGTCTTTCTTATTCGGTGGGATTATCGAGTTTGAAGGAAAAAGCATTATTCCGGAGAGTGCTGTTGCTCGTGGTGCTGCAATCCATGCAGCACTGTTAAGTGCAAATGCAACGCGTAAAAAAGCTATAAAATATGTACTGTCAGACGTGACCGCTTTCGATATCCTAATCGAAACTTCTTCTGGGAAGAAAATTTTGGTCGCCCGAAACACGACGCTGCCAACTCAAGCAGATTATTCTTTTACAACTTCTTTGGAGAATCAAATGACTGTTGAAGTCCGTGTTTATGAGGGTGTACAAGGATGGGATTACAAGTATAATAACTTTCTCGGTATGTTTACGATTGGCAATATACCACCAGCGCCAAAAGGATGGCCGAAGATTGCCGCCACTTTCAAAATTGACCGGGATGGAGTATTGGATGGATTTGCATTAGATACTCTTGATCCAACTGAACGCGCACTAGGATTCAAAGAATGGTTGCCAAATCCTTCCAATGTTCCGTTTAGATACACACCAGGTTATAACGGGTACAAGTGTGCAGTGACCGTCACCAAGGGAAGGTTTACGGATGGTGACATCAAAGAAATGGCGGATCGTGCTGCAGTGGCCGAGCCTATTAACAATGAAGTTATCACTGTATTAGAATCATAG